A stretch of the Uranotaenia lowii strain MFRU-FL chromosome 3, ASM2978415v1, whole genome shotgun sequence genome encodes the following:
- the LOC129751055 gene encoding uncharacterized protein LOC129751055 — MNSFQDFARAISEACPCPKKTQLIGTGAVCNSWIPSRNVELQQLVVEPPPKPAVGLPVLQGPIESMTLDGQPKQIAPLQMSSSGQIVPCYGEMQYFMDQNCTIPIGKEE, encoded by the exons ATGAATTCGTTTCAAGATTTTGCAC GCGCTATTTCTGAAGCTTGCCCGTGCCCGAAGAAAACGCAATTGATCGGAACTGGCGCAGTTTGCAACTCGTGGATTCCCAGCCGTAATGTGGAACTTCAACAACTGGTAGTCGAACCACCGCCGAAACCTGCTGTTGGGCTTCCCGTTCTCCAAGGGCCAATCGAGTCAATGACTTTGGACGGACAACCGAAACAAATCGCCCCATTGCAAATGTCCAGCTCCGGTCAGATAGTGCCCTGCTACGGTGAAATGCAGTACTTTATGG ACCAGAATTGCACCATTCCGATTGGGAAAGAGGAATAA